The proteins below are encoded in one region of Rhododendron vialii isolate Sample 1 chromosome 7a, ASM3025357v1:
- the LOC131333463 gene encoding uncharacterized protein LOC131333463 isoform X2, with translation MAKVEESPPTPLVPNPSPNPNTDEARHSQVSSSHPDNNGGSKKPPLCPKDLIVSVASKISSQPIHNSDPNVWGVLTAISSSARKRPQGINMLLTSDEHCIGRLVDDVRFQIESNAVSGSHCKIYRKRAATEEVEPPSLLCMPVFFLKDTSTNGTYLNWEKLKRSSPEAKLCHGDIISLAAPPQHEIAFAFVFREVLRSNAMTDGAYLKRKAEEFGPESKRIKGIGIGAPEGPISLDDFRSLQRSNMELRKQLENQVVTIDSLRNENRAVVERYENEMKDLKESVAKPYLDQLKELQNASEIKQKVLVEVEKICAEQKHAVEDLNEQLSASVQSCAEANEILNSQKASIAELKAQVDEEREQRREEREKAAVDLKLSIQRVQTEAQEELKRLSDTALRREREQQEVINKLQEVEKEGCLLVETLRSKLEETRQKLVLSDNKVRQLEAQICEVQLASASERKKVEELEHEAEKLRKELESEKAAREEAWAKVSALELEINAAMRDLDFERRRLKGARERIMLRETQLRAFYSTTEEISSLFGKQQEQLKAMQRTLEDEENYENTSVDFDLNVTPYRGDINGTLAREKQATANQINSADNAGSGPSIRRCGRNQLDNTSSDEASVTEKHDCDIRSQEDAQNTQEAEFTSAAQIVKGGFGSDIDGVGTERVLETESPGIDVDRNIDLNKGSVLGGDTMQIDDDDARVQDAVEGLRMISGENSHNSQSNDPLEVQNTMEEDTEAGGTIRTSDLLASEVVGSWACSTAPSVHGENESPRRDNESPRGENDEGGGGAALRNSSSQVAESQSNPSSEAKRNHERQALSEMIGIVAPDMKEQFSVAFGNNDSGKEKVQKGSGSNSDTEDCSDKDEDDNVGNTEGESISDVESKGSDRVYENNKSDDDMIDEDDEATQEDSTG, from the exons ATGGCGAAAGTAGAGGAAAGTCCGCCAACCCCACTGGTTCCAAACCCGAGTCCGAACCCTAATACCGACGAAGCTCGACATTCTCAAGTTAGCTCGTCCCACCCGGACAACAATGGCGGTTCGAAGAAGCCTCCTTTGTGCCCTAAGGACTTAATAGTCTCAGTGGCTTCGAAGATCTCGTCTCAGCCTATCCACAACTCCGATCCCAACGTCTGGGGTGTCCTCACCGCCATCTCCAGCAGCGCCCGTAAGCGGCCCCAG GGCATTAACATGCTTTTGACTTCTGATGAGCACTGCATTGGCCGCTTAGTGGATGATGTGCGTTTCCAGATAGAATCGAATGCAGTCAGTGGAAGTCACTGCAAAATTTATAGGAAGAGGGCTGCTACCGAAGAAGTGGAGCCTCCTTCCCTGTTATGCATGCCtgtctttttcttaaaagatACTAG CACAAATGGAACGTATCTAAACTGGGAGAAGTTGAAGAGGAGCAGCCCAGAAGCTAAACTCTGTCATGGAGATATTATATCACTGGCAGCTCCTCCTCAACATG AAATTGCATTCGCATTTGTATTTCGAGAAGTTCTCAGGTCCAATGCCATGACTGATGGTGCATATTTGAAGAGAAAAGCAG AGGAGTTTGGCCCTGAAAGCAAGAGAATTAAAGGCATTGGCATTGGTGCACCAGAAGGTCCTATTTCTCTTGATGATTTCCGAAGCCTTCAACGGTCAAATATG GAACTGCGGAAGCAATTAGAAAATCAGGTCGTCACCATTGATTCTTTGCGCAATGAAAATCGTGCAGTTGTTGAGCGTTATGAAAAT gagatgaaagatttgaaaGAATCAGTTGCAAAACCTTATCTTGATCAATTGAAGGAGTTGCAAAATGCATCGGAGATCAAACAGAAGGTGCTGGTGGAGGTTGAGAAAATATGTGCTGAACAAAAACATGCTGTGGAGGACCTTAATGAACAACTTAGTGCATCAGTGCAGTCGTGCGCTGAGGCAAATGAAATACTAAACAG TCAGAAAGCGTCTATTGCTGAACTCAAGGCACAAGTAGATGAAGAGCGTGAACAAAGGAGAGAAGAACGAGAAAAGGCAGCTGTAGATTTAAAGCTATCAATACAGAGAGTTCAGACAGAAGCCCAAGAGGAGCTGAAACGACTTTCGGACACTGCCTTGAGACGAGAAAGGGAACAACAAGAAGTAATCAATAAGCTTCAG GAAGTGGAGAAAGAAGGGTGCTTATTGGTGGAAACTTTGAgatccaaattg GAAGAGACTAGGCAGAAATTGGTTCTCTCCGACAATAAAGTTCGCCAGCTAGAAGCCCAAATTTGTGAAGTGCAACTAGCTTCTGCAAGCGAAAGAAAA AAAGTCGAAGAACTTGAGCATGAAGCTGAAAAATTGCGGAAAGAGCTCGAGAGTGAAAAG GCAGCACGGGAAGAAGCATGGGCTAAGGTTTCAGCTCTTGAACTTGAGATAAATGCTGCAATGCGGGATCTTGATTTTGAGAGGCGGAGGTTAAAAGGTGCCAGGGAAAGAATCATGCTTCG AGAAACTCAGCTGCGGGCATTTTATTCAACGACTGAGGAGATATCAAGTTTATTTGGAAAGCAGCAGGAACAGCTGAAGGCAATGCAGAGGACACTGGAAGATGAAGAGAACTATGAAAACACGTCAGTGGATTTTGACCTCAACGTCACTCCTTACAGAGGGGATATAAATGGAACACTAGCCAGAGAGAAGCAAGCAACAGCAAATCAAATCAACAGTGCTGATAATGCAGGCTCTGGTCCATCAATACGTAGGTGTGGTAGAAATCAACTAGATAATACATCTAGCGATGAGGCTAGTGTTACAGAAAAGCATGATTGTGATATCAGAAGCCAAGAAGATGCCCAAAACACCCAGGAAGCTGAATTCACTAGTGCGGCGCAAATTGTAAAGGGTGGTTTTGGTTCTGACATTGATGGTGTTGGTACTGAGCGAGTGCTTGAAACTGAAAGCCCAGGAATTGATGTCGACAGGAATATTGATTTAAATAAGGGTAGTGTGTTAGGTGGGGACACAATGCAGATAGATGATGATGATGCCCGTGTACAAGATGCTGTGGAGGGGCTCCGAATGATTTCTGGGGAGAATTCGCACAATTCCCAGTCAAATGACCCCTTGGAAGTTCAAAACACTATGGAAGAAGATACAGAAGCTGGCGGCACAATCAGAACGTCAGATCTTTTGGCTTCTGAAGTTGTTGGAAGCTGGGCTTGCAGCACAGCTCCTTCAGTCCACGGAGAGAACGAGTCTCCTAGGAGAGACAATGAGTCTCCGAGAGGAGAGAATGatgaaggtggtggtggtgcagcTTTACGGAATTCCAGTTCTCAGGTGGCTGAGAGTCAAAGTAACCCATCTTCTGAGGCTAAGAGGAATCATGAACGGCAAGCGCTGAGCGAGATGATTGGGATTGTTGCTCCTGACATGAAGGAGCAGTTTTCTGTTGCTTTTGGTAATAATGACAGTGGTAAAGAGAAAGTTCAAAAAGGCAGTGGCTCGAATTCAGATACCGAAGATTGTAGTGACAAGGATGAGGATGATAATGTAGGGAATACTGAAGGTGAATCCATATCAGATGTTGAGTCTAAGGGCAGTGACCGAGTTTATGAAAACAATAAATCGGATGATGATATGATAGATGAAGATGATGAAGCTACTCAAGAAGATTCTACCGGATAG
- the LOC131333463 gene encoding uncharacterized protein LOC131333463 isoform X1 gives MAKVEESPPTPLVPNPSPNPNTDEARHSQVSSSHPDNNGGSKKPPLCPKDLIVSVASKISSQPIHNSDPNVWGVLTAISSSARKRPQGINMLLTSDEHCIGRLVDDVRFQIESNAVSGSHCKIYRKRAATEEVEPPSLLCMPVFFLKDTSTNGTYLNWEKLKRSSPEAKLCHGDIISLAAPPQHEIAFAFVFREVLRSNAMTDGAYLKRKAEEFGPESKRIKGIGIGAPEGPISLDDFRSLQRSNMELRKQLENQVVTIDSLRNENRAVVERYENEMKDLKESVAKPYLDQLKELQNASEIKQKVLVEVEKICAEQKHAVEDLNEQLSASVQSCAEANEILNSQKASIAELKAQVDEEREQRREEREKAAVDLKLSIQRVQTEAQEELKRLSDTALRREREQQEVINKLQEVEKEGCLLVETLRSKLEETRQKLVLSDNKVRQLEAQICEVQLASASERKKVEELEHEAEKLRKELESEKQAAREEAWAKVSALELEINAAMRDLDFERRRLKGARERIMLRETQLRAFYSTTEEISSLFGKQQEQLKAMQRTLEDEENYENTSVDFDLNVTPYRGDINGTLAREKQATANQINSADNAGSGPSIRRCGRNQLDNTSSDEASVTEKHDCDIRSQEDAQNTQEAEFTSAAQIVKGGFGSDIDGVGTERVLETESPGIDVDRNIDLNKGSVLGGDTMQIDDDDARVQDAVEGLRMISGENSHNSQSNDPLEVQNTMEEDTEAGGTIRTSDLLASEVVGSWACSTAPSVHGENESPRRDNESPRGENDEGGGGAALRNSSSQVAESQSNPSSEAKRNHERQALSEMIGIVAPDMKEQFSVAFGNNDSGKEKVQKGSGSNSDTEDCSDKDEDDNVGNTEGESISDVESKGSDRVYENNKSDDDMIDEDDEATQEDSTG, from the exons ATGGCGAAAGTAGAGGAAAGTCCGCCAACCCCACTGGTTCCAAACCCGAGTCCGAACCCTAATACCGACGAAGCTCGACATTCTCAAGTTAGCTCGTCCCACCCGGACAACAATGGCGGTTCGAAGAAGCCTCCTTTGTGCCCTAAGGACTTAATAGTCTCAGTGGCTTCGAAGATCTCGTCTCAGCCTATCCACAACTCCGATCCCAACGTCTGGGGTGTCCTCACCGCCATCTCCAGCAGCGCCCGTAAGCGGCCCCAG GGCATTAACATGCTTTTGACTTCTGATGAGCACTGCATTGGCCGCTTAGTGGATGATGTGCGTTTCCAGATAGAATCGAATGCAGTCAGTGGAAGTCACTGCAAAATTTATAGGAAGAGGGCTGCTACCGAAGAAGTGGAGCCTCCTTCCCTGTTATGCATGCCtgtctttttcttaaaagatACTAG CACAAATGGAACGTATCTAAACTGGGAGAAGTTGAAGAGGAGCAGCCCAGAAGCTAAACTCTGTCATGGAGATATTATATCACTGGCAGCTCCTCCTCAACATG AAATTGCATTCGCATTTGTATTTCGAGAAGTTCTCAGGTCCAATGCCATGACTGATGGTGCATATTTGAAGAGAAAAGCAG AGGAGTTTGGCCCTGAAAGCAAGAGAATTAAAGGCATTGGCATTGGTGCACCAGAAGGTCCTATTTCTCTTGATGATTTCCGAAGCCTTCAACGGTCAAATATG GAACTGCGGAAGCAATTAGAAAATCAGGTCGTCACCATTGATTCTTTGCGCAATGAAAATCGTGCAGTTGTTGAGCGTTATGAAAAT gagatgaaagatttgaaaGAATCAGTTGCAAAACCTTATCTTGATCAATTGAAGGAGTTGCAAAATGCATCGGAGATCAAACAGAAGGTGCTGGTGGAGGTTGAGAAAATATGTGCTGAACAAAAACATGCTGTGGAGGACCTTAATGAACAACTTAGTGCATCAGTGCAGTCGTGCGCTGAGGCAAATGAAATACTAAACAG TCAGAAAGCGTCTATTGCTGAACTCAAGGCACAAGTAGATGAAGAGCGTGAACAAAGGAGAGAAGAACGAGAAAAGGCAGCTGTAGATTTAAAGCTATCAATACAGAGAGTTCAGACAGAAGCCCAAGAGGAGCTGAAACGACTTTCGGACACTGCCTTGAGACGAGAAAGGGAACAACAAGAAGTAATCAATAAGCTTCAG GAAGTGGAGAAAGAAGGGTGCTTATTGGTGGAAACTTTGAgatccaaattg GAAGAGACTAGGCAGAAATTGGTTCTCTCCGACAATAAAGTTCGCCAGCTAGAAGCCCAAATTTGTGAAGTGCAACTAGCTTCTGCAAGCGAAAGAAAA AAAGTCGAAGAACTTGAGCATGAAGCTGAAAAATTGCGGAAAGAGCTCGAGAGTGAAAAG CAGGCAGCACGGGAAGAAGCATGGGCTAAGGTTTCAGCTCTTGAACTTGAGATAAATGCTGCAATGCGGGATCTTGATTTTGAGAGGCGGAGGTTAAAAGGTGCCAGGGAAAGAATCATGCTTCG AGAAACTCAGCTGCGGGCATTTTATTCAACGACTGAGGAGATATCAAGTTTATTTGGAAAGCAGCAGGAACAGCTGAAGGCAATGCAGAGGACACTGGAAGATGAAGAGAACTATGAAAACACGTCAGTGGATTTTGACCTCAACGTCACTCCTTACAGAGGGGATATAAATGGAACACTAGCCAGAGAGAAGCAAGCAACAGCAAATCAAATCAACAGTGCTGATAATGCAGGCTCTGGTCCATCAATACGTAGGTGTGGTAGAAATCAACTAGATAATACATCTAGCGATGAGGCTAGTGTTACAGAAAAGCATGATTGTGATATCAGAAGCCAAGAAGATGCCCAAAACACCCAGGAAGCTGAATTCACTAGTGCGGCGCAAATTGTAAAGGGTGGTTTTGGTTCTGACATTGATGGTGTTGGTACTGAGCGAGTGCTTGAAACTGAAAGCCCAGGAATTGATGTCGACAGGAATATTGATTTAAATAAGGGTAGTGTGTTAGGTGGGGACACAATGCAGATAGATGATGATGATGCCCGTGTACAAGATGCTGTGGAGGGGCTCCGAATGATTTCTGGGGAGAATTCGCACAATTCCCAGTCAAATGACCCCTTGGAAGTTCAAAACACTATGGAAGAAGATACAGAAGCTGGCGGCACAATCAGAACGTCAGATCTTTTGGCTTCTGAAGTTGTTGGAAGCTGGGCTTGCAGCACAGCTCCTTCAGTCCACGGAGAGAACGAGTCTCCTAGGAGAGACAATGAGTCTCCGAGAGGAGAGAATGatgaaggtggtggtggtgcagcTTTACGGAATTCCAGTTCTCAGGTGGCTGAGAGTCAAAGTAACCCATCTTCTGAGGCTAAGAGGAATCATGAACGGCAAGCGCTGAGCGAGATGATTGGGATTGTTGCTCCTGACATGAAGGAGCAGTTTTCTGTTGCTTTTGGTAATAATGACAGTGGTAAAGAGAAAGTTCAAAAAGGCAGTGGCTCGAATTCAGATACCGAAGATTGTAGTGACAAGGATGAGGATGATAATGTAGGGAATACTGAAGGTGAATCCATATCAGATGTTGAGTCTAAGGGCAGTGACCGAGTTTATGAAAACAATAAATCGGATGATGATATGATAGATGAAGATGATGAAGCTACTCAAGAAGATTCTACCGGATAG